In a single window of the Zea mays cultivar B73 chromosome 5, Zm-B73-REFERENCE-NAM-5.0, whole genome shotgun sequence genome:
- the LOC103626278 gene encoding uncharacterized protein: MLKEARKQSGVSWNEKRCMIVADPPIWENIIKSFPRAKKFQKKSFPLFDALGELYDGHIAQGTWNITSTQLPQEWNTISNEEEQVNTTRMDEEGIIQQQPQEEDSRLEQDEDPIIERTEQRSTASTINQDKEAKRMKKDSLEGLVGRYLDLKSKQVEDEVTQMAKGKESAQGNDFSIMRCISVLRSMNVTADEKIKAAEVFDIPNNRETFISFSVDEPETALLWLRRKIDKL, translated from the exons ATGTTGAAAGAGGCTAGAAAGCAAAGTGGTGTTTCCTGGAATGAGAAACGATGCATGATTGTTGCTGATCCACCAATATGGGAAAACATCATAAAA TCATTTCCTAGGGCCAAGAAATTTCAAAAGAAGTCTTTCCCTCTCTTTGATGCTCTTGGGGAACTATATGATGGGCACATTGCTCAAGGGACCTGGAACATAACATCTACACAGCTACCACAAGAATGGAACACAATTTCAAATGAAGAAGAACAAGTGAACACCACAAGAATGGATGAGGAAGGCATTATTCAACAACAACCACAAGAAGAGGATTCAAGATTGGAACAAGATGAAGATCCTATAATTGAAAGGACTGAACAGAGGTCTACTGCATCAACAATCAATCAAGATAAGGAAGCAAAGAGGATGAAGAAGGATTCTTTGGAAGGACTTGTTGGGAGATATCTAGATCTAAAATCAAAACAAGTTGAGGATGAGGTTACACAAATGGCGAAAGGAAAAGAATCTGCTCAAGGTAATGACTTCTCCATCATGAGATGCATTTCTGTTCTTAGATCCATGAATGtgacagcagatgagaagataaaAGCAGCTGAGGTGTTCGACATACCAAACAACAGAGAGACATTTATCAGTTTTAGCGTTGATGAACCAGAAACTGCCCTCCTATGGTTAAGACGGAAGATTGATAAGCTCTAA
- the LOC100283858 gene encoding 60S ribosomal protein L27, protein MVKFLKPGKAVILLQGRFAGRKAVIVRVFEEGTRDRPYGHCLVAGLAKYPKKVIRKDSAKKTAKKSRVKCFIKLVNFTHLMPTRYTLDVDFKDVATGGPDALSTHDKKVAACKTAKARLEERFKTGKNRWFFTKLRF, encoded by the coding sequence ATGGTGAAGTTCCTCAAGCCCGGCAAGGCCGTTATCCTCCTCCAGGGCCGCTTCGCCGGCAGGAAGGCAGTTATCGTGCGCGTGTTCGAGGAGGGCACCCGCGACCGCCCCTATGGCCACTGCCTCGTCGCAGGCCTCGCCAAGTACCCAAAGAAGGTGATCCGCAAGGACTCCGCCAAGAAGACTGCGAAGAAGTCGCGCGTCAAGTGCTTCATCAAGCTCGTCAACTTCACTCACCTCATGCCCACCCGCTACACCCTCGACGTCGATTTCAAGGATGTCGCCACCGGTGGGCCCGACGCACTCTCTACCCACGACAAGAAGGTCGCCGCCTGCAAGACGGCCAAAGCGCGCCTTGAGGAGAGGTTCAAGACCGGCAAGAACAGGTGGTTCTTTACCAAGCTCCGCTTCTAG
- the LOC118471924 gene encoding uncharacterized protein produces the protein MDMSNRDHLRRREEDDDDLFLLILPSLHLLGYLGRSKKKLRHTSALTGEEKVRELLEGHIKNCRVSFRMEPYIFKSLANYLRMEGLVKDTRIKVEEKLGFFLYMISHNATFEDLQVFFGHSNDTFHCVIKHFFDIVIPGLSMWFLKPPSNQVHPKIHGDNRFYPYFKNCIGSIDGTHVPVSMSPDQAAPFRNRKGTLSQNVMVVCDFNLNITYVSAGWEGSATDSMVLRSAMNNVIGKFEVPSGKYYLVDGGYANTASFIAPYHGVRYHLKEFVHGHRRPQNHKELFNHRHAVLRNHVERALGVIKKRFPILKVATLHKMENQAKIPIAAAVLHNLIRSHNGDERWLENDQGNINPQSFVSLPNSDHGNDEGNMEGNNLRDMIAYHMWADYEQRRNQ, from the exons ATGGACATGAGCAATAGAGATCACcttaggaggagggaggaggatgaTGATGACCTCTTCCTTTTGATTCTCCCTTCCCTACATCTCTTGGGCTATCTTGGACGTAGTAAAAAGAAACTGAGGCATACATCAGCGCTGACCGGAGAGGAAAAGGTTCGAGAGCTACTTGAAGGTCATATCAAGAACTGCAGGGTATCATTTAGAATGGAACCTTACATTTTCAAATCCTTGGCCAACTATCTTAGAATGGAAGGATTGGTTAAAGATACAAGAATCAAAGTTGAGGAAAAACTTGGCTTCTTCCTATACATGATTAGCCACAATGCAACATTTGAAGATCTCCAAGTCTTTTTTGGTCATAGCAATGATACATTTCACTGTGTCATCAAACATTTCTTCGACATTGTTATCCCTGGCCTTAGCATGTGGTTCCTAAAGCCTCCTTCCAATCAAGTTCATCCTAAAATTCATGGAGACAACCGATTTTATCCATACTTCAAG AATTGCATAGGTTCAATAGATGGAACCCATGTTCCAGTATCAATGTCACCCGATCAAGCCGCACCATTCAGGAATAGAAAAGGGACCCTTAGCCAAAACGTGATGGTTGTGTGTGATTTTAACCTTAACATAACTTATGTGTCAGCCGGATGGGAAGGATCAGCAACAGATTCAATGGTTCTTAGATCTGCAATGAACaatgttataggaaagtttgaagTACCTTCTGGGAAGTACTACCTAGTAGATGGTGGTTATGCCAATACAGCTTCCTTTATTGCACCATATCATGGGGTTAGATATCACCTGAAAGAGTTTGTCCATGGTCATCGAAGGCCTCAAAATCACAAAGAGTTATTCAACCATCGCCATGCTGTTTTAAGAAATCATGTAGAGAGGGCTTTGGGTGTCATAAAGAAGAGATTTCCAATCCTCAAAGTTGCTACCCTTCACAAAATGGAAAATCAAGCAAAAATACCTATTGCTGCTGCAGTCCTCCATAACTTAATTCGGTCACATAATGGTGATGAGAGATGGCTAGAAAATGATCAAGGAAATATCAACCCGCAAAGTTTTGTCAGCCTACCCAATAGTGACCATGGAAATGATGAAGGGAATATGGAAGGGAATAACTTAAGAGATATGATAGCTTATCATATGTGGGCAGATTATGAGCAACGTAGAAATCAGTGA